The following is a genomic window from Nodosilinea sp. PGN35.
CTTTCCGCTCGATTTGGCGGCAGAGGGTGAGGCGATTCCAGTGGCACTGGTTGCCCCTGACCTGATTAGCTAGAGCGTTTGTCCTTGGCCCTTGGTATTTATACAGAGCAGCCGCTGCGATCGCTCGCGGCGGCTTTTTTAGCTATGACATCCTCTATCTACTGCCCTGCTGCGAAGACCTGGTCAGCCGTTAGCTGCAAATTGGGAAATCCTGGCGAGACTAGATTGTCCCCTTGCCGAAAAAGCTGGGTTTCGTAAACGCCGTTGACCCAGCGGCAGATGGTAACAGTCGGCTGCTTGGGGTTGCCGATGTAGCGACGACCGCCTAGCCCCAGGTAATCCACAATCCAGTACTCGGCAATGCCCATGGCCTCGTAGTCTTCAAACTTGCGGGCGTAGTCATCGGTCCAGTTAGTGGAGACAACTTCCACCAAAAGCTTGACTGAACTGGCCAGGGTAATCACCGACTCTCGCTTCCACAGCGGTTCTTAGGCTAGCGCAGCACTATCTACCAGCACGACATCGGGTTTGTAACCGCTCTCATAACCCAAAGGTTGAACCAACACCGTATTGGGGATGAAATAGTCAAAATTTTCCTGCTCAAGCAGCACGTTGAGCTTACGGTTCAATAGTCCCACTACTTGCTCATGTGCCCCCGTGGGCTGCATTTCAACCACTACTCCGTCGTGCAGCTCGCAGCGCCCAGTTTCTGGTAGCCAGGTCAAAAACTCCTGCAAGCTCATGTACGGCTGAGATAGCGCCTGAACCACTGGTTTGCCTCTTTGGCGTCGGTTGTGGATGCCTGCGATCGCAAAAGACCAGAGCCGATCCTCTCTAGCGATCGCCTGGCCTTTAGCCTAATTTTACCGTCTGACCGTGGCTCTAGCGGTGGCTACAGGCAGCTAGCAACTGCTGGTCTAACTCCGAGAGGGTGGCGATCGCATACATGCCCTCTAGCTCAGTCACCCCGGCCCCGCCGCCGCTGCTGGCGATGTTCGTATCGGCCACCATCGCTACTGAGTAGTTTGTTTCGCTCTGGTCGTAGGCGTCGGTGATCACCAGATCGAGGGCACCGTTGCCCACCGTGCCGCGTACGCAGTCGAAGGACGACGCGGGCTGATAGACGGCTCCGTTCAGCCGACCGTCCTGGGCCTCAAACACAAAGTAGACCGCCCCGACCGTATCGGCCACCGGCGACTCACCGTAGAGGTAGGTGCCATTGGGGATGCCGGGGGTGCTGCCCGACGCACCACTGGCCATGGCCGAGAGCCCAATTACAGCCGCAGCAGCGGTGGCTAAACGATGCAGGTTAGTCTGGACGCGATCGCCCCAGATGGGGAATTGAGACTGAGCGGCAATAGTGGGGGAAGAGGCCATGACGGGGGTTTTCACGCGACATACGTAATATCCCCCGAAAGACCGATGCCCGTGGTGATAGCCCCCCCTCCCCAGGGTGATGTTGGTAAGGTGAGGATGTGATCTCGATCAGTCTGGTTTGCCATGGTTAACCGCTCGACCCATCAGTCTGGGGTGCAACGATTTTTGTGCCGAGCAGGATGGCTGGTATTTGCCCTAGGGGGATGTGCTTTTGGCCAGACAGAGATGACCTTTGAAGCCCTAGAACCAGCCCTAGCAGTACCTACCCTAGCCCAAGCGGCCCCCCAGCATCTAGCGGCGGTGGCCGCAACAGCTCGCGAACCCGTTACCGTATGGGAGCACCTAGAGCAAGCCGATCGGCGGCTCTACGCAGTCCTGCTGCGCCATGCCCTGGCCCCTGGCAGCGGTGACCCACCGGGCTTTCAGCTAGGGGACTGTGCAACTCAGCGCAATCTGTCGGCTGAGGGACAAGACCAAGCCCGACGCATTGGGGCGGCCTTTCGCCAGCGCGATATCGATGTGGTTAAGGTGCTCTCTAGCCAGTGGTGCCGCAGTCTCGACACCGCTGAACTGATGGCCCTGGGGCCGGTAGAACCCTTTGAACCGATCAATTCTTTTTTTCGCGATCGCGGCACCGCAGCCCAACAGACCGCGCAGGTGCGAGACTACCTGCGCCGACAGCCCAACCGAGGGGTAATAGTCATGGTTACCCATCAAGTCAACATCACTGCCCTGACCGGAGTCGTGCCTGGGTCTGGGCAAGCCGTTGTGCTGACCCTGGATGATGAAGAGAATTTGGCTCAGGTGGGGCTGTTGAGTGCGGGAGAGTGAGGGGTAAGGGGGTGACCTGAAGGATAGAGGGATACAAAGGGGCAATAAAACAATAAAAAAGGAAGGAGCACTGCTCCTTCCTCGGGTTCGAGACTGTTAGGGGGTCAAAGCAAAGCGAGCTTAAGCTTCCTCAAGGCGAGCGTAGAAGACGCCCTGCACCTTGATGTCTACCGGCTCAGCGGTGCCCATGTCGGTATCAGAGGGCTGCTCAGCTTCAAAGGTACCGCCAATCTCGCCAGTGGCACCGTCGATTTTAGAGACGCGCAGAGAGATGTGGCCCTGCCCCACATCAAAGGCTTTGACGTTTTCTTTGATGTACTCTTCGCTGTCGCCGCTGGCGGGTAGGGCTACGGCGTTGTCATAGCCAGTCGCCAGACCGCGACCCTTGGGGTCGAGGAAGTTTGAGGTGCGGTAGGACGGCACTCTGTAGTCGCCCTCAAAGTCGGTGGAGGTAGTGAGAGCATTTTGACCCGGCTGGGACTGAGCGGCCAGCCCCTTAACGGTGAACAAGAAAGGCTCTTGCTGACCACCGGGAAGCTGCACGGTAATCGCTTGGAAATCCATGCCGCCGGTTTCAGAAAACAGCAGGCTGCCGTCAGATTGCAGAGTCAAGTCGCCGCGCACCTGGTCTAGGCTGGAGGTGTAGCGGGTGAGCACCTTACCGGGCACATAGGCCGCTTCTTGGCGCTTAGAGGCTTCTTCTTTGACGAAGTAAGCGGTGGGCTCGATGCACATGCCCACCAGTTGGTAGGTTTTGCCACTTTCGAGGGCAATGCTGCCCCGGGTCATTTCAGAAAGCTGGGGGCACTTGTTGGCCAGGCCAGTGTTACGAATTTGGTCGTAGGTTAGCGGCACACTACTGGTGGCACTGGGCGCTTCGCTACAGGCTGTCAGTACACTCAGGCAGATGGCCAAGAACGCAACTAAGAGGGCGCGATACCTCATGGTCTACCTCAAAATTTAGTATGTAAAAGGCGCTGTCAAACTACTCAAATAATGCGACAGCCGTCGGCTCTGGGCGGCTATGGCTCCGGCCAGATAGCCCTGGCGGGGTTGACCCCTAGGGGCCAGTCTCAAACCATTGCGAGCGACCAGTAATAGCGTGCTCGTGAGCCCGGCAAAAACGCTGGGCTTGCCCTCAGCCAGTAAAGCCTCAAGTAAGCATTCTACATGGCTCTGGGACTCTTTCCTAGAATCTCGGGCTGGCGACGTTGATGGGCTGCTATCTTGGGGTAAACCCGGCAGGGCTAAGGGTTTCAGAGTTGAGGCTTGATCGGAGCTTGACAAATTCTGTTGATGCGCTTGACTCTCCAACCGCTAACGTTAAGCTATCTAACAAAATCTCCATCCAGACCCATGACTGATTATCCGCCCGGCGATCGCCGCGACAGTCTGCCCCAGGACTTGAACCAGCTGTCTCACCTCATTGACCAGGCGGCCCTCGATCGCAAGGGCAGTAGTACCGAGCTGTTGGCCCTGCTGCGGCTGCTTGAGCGGTGTCACCGCGACATCTGCGAAACTCTGTTTTACGATGCCCTGCCCGACAACCGCCAGCATCTCTACGCGCTGCTGCGAGATATCGAAATCAATGGCGGCTGGCCCTACATTCAGCGCATGAAGCTCCAGGCGCTGCTGGCCAACCTGCCGGACTTAGACTTTGAGGTGCTCTTTCCGCCCCGGGTGCTGCCGCTAGAAGACGATCAGTTCCCAGGGGAGGGCAAATAGGCGATCGCGGTTGGGCTTTGGGCTGCCCGTACTGGGGCTGGGTCAATTTTGTTGGCTCAGAATACCACCTGGGCAGCCGCCAGGGTAAGCAGGTGGTATTCTGAGGCAATTTCGTTATGATAGCTGGCTTCAGGGGCCACCCTAGGGCACTGCTCTAAACTGACTACTCCCTACGGCCGCGTCTATCGTTTAAACGCTACCTTAGCCTTCGGCACAACACCTTCTTTGTCACCCCTATGGCCAGTTATTCGTTTACAGCTAGGCTCCGTAGCTCGTTACAGCGGTTGGCCAAGCCCCTGCTGGTGCCAAGCGTGGCCCTAGCCGCAGGACTGGCCAGCCTTGGGGTCATGCCCGGCCTGGGAATGGAGCAAGCTGTGGCGCTCAATGCCTACTGCCAGGTGACCCAAGAAGCCGCCCTGGCCAAAGAAAATTTGCGCAAGGCCGCACTGACCGGCGATGGCTCCGCCCAGCAGCAGTACCAGGCCATGGTGCGTCAGCACACCGAAGACCTGCGCCAGTGTCGCAGCCGCACCTGGCCCCAGCGCCAGGCGGTGTGGGTGCGGCTTTACCCCTGCGACTTGCAGCCCGGCATTTTAGATGCCCTGTTCGATCGCATGGTCAACCTGGGCTACAACGAAGTCTATGTGGAAGCCTTCTACGGCGGGCAGGTGCTGCTGCCCCAGGCCGATAACCCCACCGTGTGGCCCTCGGTGGTGCAGACTCCCGGCTACGAACGCCGCGACCTGCTGGCCGAAGCCATCGAGAAAGGCCGCCAGCGGGGGTTGCGGGTCGATGCCTGGGTATTTGCCCTCAACTTTGGCTATTCCTACGGGTTGAGGAGCGATCGCGAGCAGGTGCTGGCCCTCAACGGTCGCGGGCAAACCACCTACACCTACGCCAAGGCCGGGGCCTCCAGCAACCCCGACGAAGTCTTTGTCGATCCCTACCATCCCCAGGCCCAGGCCGACTACAGCCGCCTGATGGGATCTATCCTGCGGCGACAGCCCGACGGCGTGCTGTTTGATTATGTGCGCTATCCCCGGGGAGTCGGCCCCAACTCCGTCGTCGATAGCGTTGATGACCTGTGGATCTACGGCCAGGCGTCGCGGGATGCGCTGTTCCGTCGAGCGGTAAACCAGCAGGGGCTAGAGCTGATGCGGCGCTACATCAGCCGGGGCCACCTGGTCGATCGCGACATTCAAGAGGTGCGCGACCTCTACCCCAACGAGGCTGAACCCCTGTGGCAGAGCCGTACCCCATCGCCCCCGCTGCAAGCGGGCCAAGCGCCCCCCACCCCAGCCAGCCTGCGGCCCCGACTCAACGCCGAACTCTGGCAGTTGAGCGTCGCCCACGCCGTGCAGGGAGTTGTTGACTTTGTGAAAGTGGCGGGGGAACAGGTGCAACGCAGCGGCATTCCCTCGGGGGCGGTGTTTTTCCCGGAGGCAAACCAGACAGTGGGCACCGGAGGGTATGATTCGCGTCTGCAATACTGGGAGCGCTTTCCCACCTGGATGACCTGGCACCCGATGGCCTACGCTGTGTGCGGCCACACGGGCTGCATTTTAGACGGCATCCGCCGGGTGCAGACGATGATACCCAGCGGCACTTCCCCCACGGTGACGCCAGCCCTGGCAGGGATTTGGGGTCAGGCCACCTACAACCGCCCGGCGCTAGAAACCCAAATGGAAGCGCTGCGGCGATCGAACCCAGAAATTACGTCCGTCAGCCACTTTGCCTTTTCTTGGCAAGACCCAGAATTTGATCGAGTCAGAAAGTTCTGCTCGCTACAGTGAATCATCTGCCGCGCCCTATGGAAGAACTCCAGCAGCCATCTGGCCCGGTTACTCTGGTTATCTCAGAGGTGGTCGAGACCAGCCAGGTGGATGCCTACGAGGCTTGGACAAGGGGCATTAACCGCGACGCCAGACAGTTTGAGGGCTTTTTGGGGGTTGAGATTATTCGCCCCCGCGACCACGACTACCCCGAGTACGTGGTGATCGTCAAGTTTGAAAGCTACGATCGCCTACGCCAATGGCTGATATCGCCCACCTACCGCGACTGGATGGATCAGTCCTACGGGCTGATCTCGGCGCGATCGCAGCAGCATCTTCCCAACGGTCTAGAGCTGTGGTTTACGCTGCCCCAGGCCCGATCTAGGGGTCGCGCTCCGCTACCGCCGCCGCCCTACTACAAACAGGTCGTGCTGGGAGTGTTGGCAGTCTATCCGCTGATTTTGCTGGCCAACGTACTTTTGGGGGCGCTGTTGGGAGGGCTGCCGCCGCTGCTGGGCCTGTTTATTTCGGTGATTTTCGTCTCAGCGTTGCTGACCTATCCCGTTATGCCCTGGCTCAGCCAGGGTCTGGGTTTTTGGCTTTACCCAAAAGCCCGTCGCCCAAAAGCCCGTCGCCCAAAGGCAAGCCCCAGGTAAACGCCAGCCCCAGAAAGCAGTAGGCAGCCTCACCCAAGCGTTGCTGTAGCTACAGCCAGTCTGGTTAGGACAGTTCTCCTAAAAACGTTTGACCGTTCAACCGTTTCTGAGGGTTCTGATTGCCCTAACTCAGGTAACTGTGGCTATATCAGACCCACCTGGGGTAGCTTTGACCAATT
Proteins encoded in this region:
- a CDS encoding histidine phosphatase family protein encodes the protein MTFEALEPALAVPTLAQAAPQHLAAVAATAREPVTVWEHLEQADRRLYAVLLRHALAPGSGDPPGFQLGDCATQRNLSAEGQDQARRIGAAFRQRDIDVVKVLSSQWCRSLDTAELMALGPVEPFEPINSFFRDRGTAAQQTAQVRDYLRRQPNRGVIVMVTHQVNITALTGVVPGSGQAVVLTLDDEENLAQVGLLSAGE
- a CDS encoding photosystem II manganese-stabilizing polypeptide yields the protein MRYRALLVAFLAICLSVLTACSEAPSATSSVPLTYDQIRNTGLANKCPQLSEMTRGSIALESGKTYQLVGMCIEPTAYFVKEEASKRQEAAYVPGKVLTRYTSSLDQVRGDLTLQSDGSLLFSETGGMDFQAITVQLPGGQQEPFLFTVKGLAAQSQPGQNALTTSTDFEGDYRVPSYRTSNFLDPKGRGLATGYDNAVALPASGDSEEYIKENVKAFDVGQGHISLRVSKIDGATGEIGGTFEAEQPSDTDMGTAEPVDIKVQGVFYARLEEA
- a CDS encoding family 10 glycosylhydrolase yields the protein MASYSFTARLRSSLQRLAKPLLVPSVALAAGLASLGVMPGLGMEQAVALNAYCQVTQEAALAKENLRKAALTGDGSAQQQYQAMVRQHTEDLRQCRSRTWPQRQAVWVRLYPCDLQPGILDALFDRMVNLGYNEVYVEAFYGGQVLLPQADNPTVWPSVVQTPGYERRDLLAEAIEKGRQRGLRVDAWVFALNFGYSYGLRSDREQVLALNGRGQTTYTYAKAGASSNPDEVFVDPYHPQAQADYSRLMGSILRRQPDGVLFDYVRYPRGVGPNSVVDSVDDLWIYGQASRDALFRRAVNQQGLELMRRYISRGHLVDRDIQEVRDLYPNEAEPLWQSRTPSPPLQAGQAPPTPASLRPRLNAELWQLSVAHAVQGVVDFVKVAGEQVQRSGIPSGAVFFPEANQTVGTGGYDSRLQYWERFPTWMTWHPMAYAVCGHTGCILDGIRRVQTMIPSGTSPTVTPALAGIWGQATYNRPALETQMEALRRSNPEITSVSHFAFSWQDPEFDRVRKFCSLQ
- a CDS encoding antibiotic biosynthesis monooxygenase, with the protein product MEELQQPSGPVTLVISEVVETSQVDAYEAWTRGINRDARQFEGFLGVEIIRPRDHDYPEYVVIVKFESYDRLRQWLISPTYRDWMDQSYGLISARSQQHLPNGLELWFTLPQARSRGRAPLPPPPYYKQVVLGVLAVYPLILLANVLLGALLGGLPPLLGLFISVIFVSALLTYPVMPWLSQGLGFWLYPKARRPKARRPKASPR